One genomic window of Indioceanicola profundi includes the following:
- a CDS encoding Hsp70 family protein, whose product MLSGDLRVPDFCGLDFGTSNSTLAVQAGNSTRLMPLEGDDLTLPSAIFFDFEAHQPRFGRAAVQAYVAGTEGRLMRSLKSVLGTSLINEDTQLQTRRIPLHSVIEMVVRHIKATAEAACGRELTRVVHGRPVHFVDGDDEADQRAEDSLLGIARAAGFKDVAFQFEPIAAALHYESQIEREEVALIADIGGGTSDFSIVRIGPDRARRADRLDDILANDGLRIGGTDIDRLLSMETVMPHLGFRSPLATKGLLTPNQWYVDLATWAKINLLYHPAVLAEVRRTARQAVHPRLLERLATVLEHQLGHALAMKVEEAKIALSSARTFDIDLSMVEPGLEAPATRVRLAEAIADPVNRLAAMVQGCLVQAGLKPNQVDAVFLTGGSTLLPAVRDAICAEVPEARVVEGDKFGAVGLGLALDAARKFG is encoded by the coding sequence ATGCTGTCCGGCGATTTGCGCGTGCCCGATTTCTGCGGGCTGGATTTCGGCACCTCCAACTCCACCCTGGCCGTGCAAGCGGGAAACTCCACCCGCCTGATGCCGCTGGAGGGCGACGATCTCACCCTGCCCAGCGCCATCTTTTTTGATTTCGAGGCGCACCAGCCCCGGTTCGGCCGCGCTGCCGTGCAGGCCTATGTGGCGGGAACGGAAGGGCGGCTGATGCGGTCGCTGAAGTCGGTGCTGGGCACCAGCCTGATCAACGAGGACACCCAGCTCCAGACTCGGCGCATCCCGCTGCACAGCGTGATCGAAATGGTGGTTCGCCACATCAAGGCGACCGCGGAGGCCGCCTGCGGGCGGGAGTTGACGCGCGTGGTCCATGGCCGGCCGGTGCACTTCGTGGACGGCGACGATGAGGCCGACCAGCGGGCGGAGGATTCGCTGCTGGGCATCGCGCGGGCAGCCGGCTTCAAGGATGTCGCCTTCCAGTTCGAGCCCATCGCCGCCGCCCTGCATTATGAAAGCCAGATTGAGCGGGAGGAGGTGGCGCTGATCGCCGACATTGGCGGCGGCACCTCCGACTTCTCCATTGTCCGAATCGGTCCCGACCGGGCGCGCCGGGCCGACCGGCTGGACGACATCTTGGCGAATGACGGGCTGCGCATCGGCGGCACCGATATCGACCGGCTGCTCAGCATGGAAACGGTGATGCCGCATCTGGGCTTCCGCAGCCCCTTGGCGACCAAGGGGCTGCTGACCCCGAACCAGTGGTATGTGGACCTGGCGACCTGGGCCAAGATCAACCTTCTCTACCATCCCGCCGTGCTGGCGGAGGTGCGGCGCACCGCGCGCCAAGCCGTGCATCCCCGCCTGCTGGAGCGGCTGGCCACGGTGCTGGAGCACCAGCTCGGCCATGCGCTGGCGATGAAGGTGGAAGAGGCGAAGATCGCCCTCTCCAGTGCCCGCACCTTCGACATCGACCTGTCGATGGTGGAGCCGGGGCTGGAGGCGCCGGCCACCCGCGTCCGGCTGGCGGAGGCCATCGCCGATCCGGTGAACCGGCTGGCCGCCATGGTGCAGGGCTGTCTGGTCCAGGCCGGGCTGAAGCCGAATCAGGTGGATGCCGTCTTCCTCACCGGCGGCTCCACCCTTCTGCCGGCCGTGCGCGATGCGATCTGCGCCGAAGTGCCGGAGGCGCGGGTGGTGGAAGGCGACAAGTTCGGCGCCGTCGGGCTCGGTCTCGCCCTGGACGCGGCGCGGAAGTTCGGGTGA
- a CDS encoding helix-turn-helix domain-containing protein, translating into MTPFGDRVRQLREQKGVNLKQMAAELEISSAYLSALEHGHKGVPSPMLLRQICTYFGLIWDDADALERLAAVSDPKVVVDTAGLSPKHTLVANLLARRMPGLTEQELDRLLNLLRADG; encoded by the coding sequence ATGACCCCGTTCGGTGACCGCGTCCGCCAACTCCGCGAACAGAAGGGCGTGAACCTCAAGCAGATGGCGGCGGAGCTGGAGATCAGCTCGGCCTATCTCTCGGCCCTGGAGCATGGGCACAAGGGCGTGCCCTCGCCCATGCTGCTGCGCCAGATCTGCACCTATTTCGGCCTGATCTGGGACGATGCGGACGCGCTGGAGCGGTTGGCCGCGGTGTCGGACCCCAAGGTGGTGGTGGATACGGCCGGGCTCAGCCCCAAGCATACGTTGGTCGCCAACCTGCTCGCACGCCGCATGCCGGGCCTGACGGAGCAGGAATTGGACCGGCTGCTGAACCTGCTGCGCGCGGATGGTTGA
- a CDS encoding Fur family transcriptional regulator — MTSRLEQLCVEKGLKMTEQRRVISRVLSDSTDHPDVEMVYRRAVEIDPHISIATVYRTMRLFEEANVIERLDFGDGRARYEENRDEHHHHLIDVQSGEVVEFTNEELETLKERIADELGYELIGHRLELYGIRKDRAKQMKPNYSPELMRRK, encoded by the coding sequence ATGACGTCCCGCCTTGAACAGCTCTGCGTCGAGAAGGGCCTCAAGATGACCGAGCAGCGCCGCGTCATCAGCCGGGTGCTCTCGGACAGCACCGACCATCCGGATGTGGAGATGGTCTACCGCCGCGCGGTGGAGATCGATCCGCACATCTCCATCGCCACCGTCTACCGCACCATGCGCCTGTTCGAAGAGGCGAACGTGATCGAGCGGCTGGATTTCGGCGATGGCCGCGCCCGCTATGAGGAAAACCGGGACGAGCACCACCATCACCTGATCGACGTGCAGTCGGGCGAGGTGGTCGAGTTCACGAATGAGGAGCTGGAGACGCTGAAGGAGCGCATCGCCGACGAACTCGGTTATGAGCTGATCGGCCACCGGCTGGAGCTGTACGGCATCCGCAAGGACCGCGCCAAGCAGATGAAGCCCAACTACTCCCCCGAGCTGATGCGCCGCAAGTAA
- a CDS encoding aspartate aminotransferase family protein, whose protein sequence is MIPTVMPTYARIDLVFERGEGANIWTVDGRRFLDFTSGIAVNLLGHAHPYLVQKLHEQAQKLWHVSNLFRVAGQESLSRRLVDSTFADTVFFTNSGVEAWECAVKVVRKYHHETGNPQKTRFIVAGGAFHGRSTTAIAAAKSEKMVKGFGPLLDAFDQVAFDNLNELRAAITPETGAIMVEPILGEGGVRPASVEYLKALRETADEFGLLLVFDEIQTGMARTGKLFAHEWAGVTPDVMPIAKGIGGGFPVGACLATEKAAVGMTPGTHGSTFGGNPLAMAVGNAVMDVVEKPGFMEHVNRIGDLLEGRLDELVSRYPQVLELARGKGLMLGLKCAATVNSADFVTRLRENGLLTVGAADNTVRVLPPLVVAEAEVEEAIDIIDRTCRQFAQGTAS, encoded by the coding sequence GTGATTCCAACCGTCATGCCGACCTATGCCCGTATCGACCTGGTGTTCGAGCGGGGCGAAGGTGCGAACATCTGGACGGTGGACGGCCGACGATTCCTGGACTTCACCAGCGGCATCGCGGTGAACCTGCTGGGCCATGCCCATCCCTATCTGGTGCAGAAGCTGCACGAGCAGGCGCAGAAGCTGTGGCACGTCTCCAACCTGTTCCGGGTGGCGGGGCAGGAAAGCCTGTCGCGCCGGCTGGTGGACAGCACCTTCGCCGATACCGTGTTCTTCACCAATTCCGGGGTGGAGGCGTGGGAATGCGCGGTGAAGGTTGTGCGCAAATACCATCATGAGACCGGCAATCCGCAGAAGACCCGCTTCATCGTGGCCGGCGGCGCCTTCCATGGGCGCAGCACCACGGCCATTGCCGCCGCCAAGTCGGAGAAGATGGTGAAGGGTTTCGGCCCGCTGCTGGACGCCTTCGACCAAGTGGCCTTCGACAACCTCAACGAACTGCGCGCCGCCATCACGCCGGAGACCGGGGCCATCATGGTGGAGCCGATCCTGGGCGAGGGCGGGGTGCGCCCGGCCAGCGTGGAGTATCTGAAGGCGCTCCGCGAAACGGCGGACGAGTTCGGGCTGCTGCTGGTGTTCGACGAGATCCAGACCGGCATGGCCCGCACCGGCAAGCTGTTCGCCCATGAATGGGCCGGCGTCACCCCGGACGTGATGCCCATCGCCAAGGGCATCGGCGGCGGCTTCCCCGTCGGCGCCTGCCTCGCCACGGAGAAGGCGGCCGTCGGCATGACGCCCGGCACCCACGGCTCCACCTTCGGCGGCAACCCGCTGGCCATGGCGGTGGGCAACGCCGTCATGGACGTGGTGGAGAAGCCCGGCTTCATGGAGCATGTGAACCGCATCGGCGACCTGCTGGAGGGCCGGCTGGACGAGCTGGTGTCCCGCTATCCGCAGGTGCTGGAGCTGGCGCGCGGGAAGGGGCTGATGCTGGGGCTGAAATGCGCGGCGACGGTCAACAGCGCCGATTTCGTCACCCGGCTGCGGGAAAACGGCCTGCTGACCGTGGGCGCCGCCGACAACACCGTGCGCGTCCTGCCCCCCCTCGTCGTCGCAGAGGCCGAGGTGGAGGAGGCCATCGACATCATCGACCGGACCTGCCGGCAATTCGCACAAGGAACCGCATCATGA
- the argF gene encoding ornithine carbamoyltransferase, which produces MSPAKKVRHFLDIHQHDRAALRQILDHAALMKRAGRSDEKPLLGKTLALIFEKPSTRTRVSFEVGMRQLGGETIVLTGTEIQLGHGETIGDTGRVLSRYVDVIMLRTNDEAKLFELAEAATVPVINGLTDISHPCQIMADLMTFEERKGPIDGKVVCWTGDANNVCQSWIHAAARFDFELRIACPEELMPTPETLDWVRAEGGRVIVTQDPDAAASGADAIITDTWVSMHNTDGERRHNLLKPYQVNERLMGLAKSDAIFMHCLPAHREEEVTSAIIDGPQSVVWDEAENRMHAQKGILTWCLNS; this is translated from the coding sequence ATGAGCCCGGCCAAGAAGGTCCGCCATTTCCTGGACATCCACCAGCACGACAGGGCCGCGCTGCGCCAGATCCTGGACCATGCGGCCCTGATGAAGCGTGCCGGCCGGTCCGACGAGAAGCCCCTGCTGGGCAAGACCCTGGCCCTGATCTTCGAGAAGCCCAGCACCCGCACCCGCGTCTCGTTCGAGGTCGGGATGCGCCAGCTCGGCGGGGAGACGATCGTGCTGACCGGCACGGAAATCCAGCTCGGCCATGGGGAGACCATCGGCGACACCGGCCGGGTGCTGTCCCGCTATGTCGACGTCATCATGCTGCGCACGAACGACGAGGCGAAGCTGTTCGAGCTGGCGGAGGCGGCGACGGTTCCGGTCATCAACGGGCTGACCGACATCTCCCACCCCTGCCAGATCATGGCCGACCTCATGACCTTCGAGGAGCGCAAGGGCCCCATCGACGGCAAGGTGGTCTGCTGGACCGGCGACGCCAACAATGTGTGCCAGAGCTGGATACATGCAGCGGCGCGGTTCGATTTCGAGCTGCGCATCGCCTGCCCGGAGGAGCTGATGCCGACGCCCGAGACCCTGGATTGGGTGCGGGCCGAGGGGGGCAGGGTGATCGTCACGCAGGACCCGGACGCGGCGGCCTCGGGCGCCGACGCCATCATCACCGACACCTGGGTCAGCATGCACAACACCGACGGGGAGCGTCGGCACAACCTGTTGAAGCCGTACCAGGTCAACGAACGGTTGATGGGATTGGCGAAATCCGATGCCATATTCATGCACTGCCTCCCCGCCCATCGGGAGGAGGAGGTGACCTCCGCGATCATCGACGGCCCGCAGAGCGTGGTCTGGGACGAGGCGGAGAACCGGATGCACGCCCAGAAGGGCATTCTGACCTGGTGTTTGAATTCATGA
- the hslO gene encoding Hsp33 family molecular chaperone HslO codes for MTDFSGAAGTPRRDTDPVTAEIDVLQTFQLERSSFRGRMVRIGPALDEILTRHAYPEPVQRLLAETIVLATTLAAALKYEGIFTLQTKGDGPVSYTVADVTSVGDLRGYASFSADRLAEQQSHKGFQPDMGSLLGSGYLAFTVDQGEHTERYQGIVELRGETLADAIRHYFRQSEQLATGVKAAVGKDKDGKWVGGAIMLQTLPPEDAATAPEHRASNSEDDWRRSMLLLETLTDAELLDADLPVNQVIFRLFHEEDPHVFTRQALRFGCRCSADRVATVLRSIDRSELDDLRKDGKVEVTCEFCNTVYRFDDADLDKVYAAF; via the coding sequence ATGACCGATTTCAGCGGAGCGGCGGGCACGCCCCGCCGCGATACCGATCCCGTCACGGCCGAGATCGATGTGCTCCAGACCTTCCAGCTCGAACGCTCCTCCTTCCGGGGGCGGATGGTGCGGATCGGTCCGGCGCTGGACGAGATACTGACCCGCCACGCCTACCCGGAACCGGTGCAGCGCCTGCTGGCCGAAACCATCGTGCTCGCCACCACCCTGGCCGCCGCCTTGAAGTATGAGGGCATCTTCACCCTCCAGACCAAGGGCGACGGCCCGGTCTCCTATACGGTGGCGGACGTCACCAGCGTGGGCGATCTGCGCGGCTATGCCAGCTTCAGCGCCGACCGCCTGGCCGAGCAGCAGTCCCACAAGGGCTTCCAGCCCGACATGGGCAGCCTGCTGGGCAGCGGCTATCTGGCTTTCACCGTGGATCAGGGGGAGCATACGGAGCGCTACCAGGGCATCGTGGAGCTGCGCGGCGAAACCCTGGCCGACGCCATCCGCCACTATTTCCGCCAGTCCGAACAGCTCGCCACCGGGGTCAAGGCGGCGGTCGGCAAGGACAAGGACGGCAAGTGGGTGGGCGGCGCCATCATGCTCCAGACCCTGCCGCCGGAAGACGCCGCCACCGCGCCGGAGCACCGGGCCAGCAACAGCGAGGATGACTGGCGCCGGTCCATGCTGCTGCTGGAAACGCTAACGGATGCGGAGCTGCTGGACGCCGACCTGCCGGTGAACCAGGTGATCTTCCGCCTCTTCCACGAGGAGGACCCGCACGTCTTCACCCGTCAGGCCCTGCGCTTCGGCTGCCGCTGCTCCGCCGACCGCGTGGCCACCGTGCTGCGCTCCATCGACCGGTCGGAACTGGACGATCTGCGCAAGGACGGCAAGGTCGAAGTCACCTGCGAGTTCTGCAACACCGTCTACCGCTTCGACGACGCGGATCTGGACAAGGTGTACGCGGCGTTTTGA
- a CDS encoding ABC transporter permease, producing the protein MDDFGQAVLLAAEMVRTGDPELMEIVLLSLRVSLGAVLIAFLIGAPLGTLAAITRFPGRRAAVIALNALMGLPPVVVGLAVYLLLSRAGPLGSLGLLFTPTAMIIAQIVLALPIVAALTHRQAEAMWAEVGDALRVDGAGLGRSMAVILSMGRAGLVTVFMAAFGRLIAEVGAILVVGGNIAGVTRTMTTAIALETSRGDLPLALALGLILIAISLAVSTATSVAGRREK; encoded by the coding sequence ATGGATGATTTCGGGCAGGCGGTGCTGCTGGCGGCGGAGATGGTCCGGACAGGCGATCCGGAGCTGATGGAGATCGTGCTTCTGTCGCTCCGGGTCAGCCTGGGCGCCGTGCTCATCGCCTTTCTGATCGGCGCTCCGTTGGGAACGCTGGCCGCCATCACCCGCTTTCCCGGGCGGCGCGCGGCGGTGATCGCGCTGAACGCGCTGATGGGGCTGCCGCCGGTGGTGGTGGGGCTGGCGGTCTATCTGCTGTTGAGCCGGGCGGGACCGCTGGGGTCGCTGGGCCTGTTGTTCACGCCCACCGCCATGATCATCGCCCAGATCGTGCTGGCCCTGCCCATCGTCGCCGCCCTGACCCACCGGCAGGCGGAGGCGATGTGGGCGGAGGTCGGCGATGCCCTGCGGGTGGACGGGGCCGGGCTCGGCCGCAGCATGGCGGTGATCCTGTCCATGGGCCGGGCCGGGCTGGTCACGGTGTTCATGGCCGCCTTCGGCCGGCTGATCGCGGAGGTCGGGGCGATCCTGGTGGTGGGCGGCAACATCGCCGGCGTCACCCGCACCATGACCACCGCCATCGCCCTGGAAACCAGCCGCGGCGACCTGCCGCTCGCCCTGGCCCTCGGCCTGATCCTGATCGCCATCAGCCTGGCCGTGAGCACGGCCACTTCGGTGGCGGGGCGGAGGGAGAAATAG
- a CDS encoding substrate-binding domain-containing protein, translating into MPRLIARSLTRRGIVAAALALAVLGMPGLSGPSAAEERPFITVASTTSTEASGLFKHLLPQFTQETGIEVRVVAQGTGQALDTGRRGDADVVLVHDPKAEETFVAEGNGVTRQEVMYNDFIIVGPKSDPAGVAGSKDVADALRRIAASGAPFASRGDDSGTHRAELRFWKDAGVEPKGGWYRETGSGMGATLNLAAGMDAYALSDRGTWLNFKNRQGLEIAVQGDPKLFNQYGVILVNPEKHPHVKKEAGQTFIDWLVGKSGQQAIAAYRIGGEQLFFPNAAPNS; encoded by the coding sequence ATGCCGCGCCTCATCGCCCGTTCCCTGACCCGCCGCGGCATCGTCGCCGCGGCCCTGGCCCTTGCCGTACTGGGCATGCCGGGCCTTTCCGGCCCATCGGCTGCGGAGGAGCGCCCCTTCATCACCGTGGCCTCCACCACCTCCACCGAGGCATCGGGGCTGTTCAAGCATCTGCTGCCGCAATTCACGCAGGAGACGGGGATCGAGGTGCGCGTGGTTGCCCAGGGCACCGGCCAGGCGCTGGATACCGGCCGCCGCGGCGATGCCGACGTGGTCCTCGTCCACGACCCTAAGGCCGAGGAGACGTTCGTGGCGGAGGGCAATGGCGTCACCCGGCAGGAGGTGATGTACAATGACTTCATCATCGTCGGCCCGAAATCCGACCCGGCCGGGGTGGCCGGCAGCAAGGACGTGGCGGACGCGCTGAGAAGGATCGCCGCCAGCGGCGCGCCCTTTGCCAGCCGCGGCGACGACAGCGGCACCCACCGGGCCGAGCTGCGTTTCTGGAAGGACGCCGGGGTGGAGCCGAAGGGCGGCTGGTACCGGGAGACCGGGTCCGGCATGGGCGCCACGCTGAACCTTGCCGCCGGCATGGACGCCTATGCCCTGTCGGACCGGGGCACCTGGCTGAACTTCAAGAACCGGCAGGGGCTGGAGATCGCGGTGCAGGGCGATCCGAAGCTGTTCAACCAGTACGGCGTGATCCTGGTCAATCCGGAGAAGCATCCGCATGTGAAGAAGGAAGCCGGCCAGACCTTCATCGACTGGCTGGTGGGCAAGAGCGGCCAGCAGGCCATCGCCGCGTACCGGATCGGCGGGGAGCAGCTGTTCTTCCCCAACGCCGCCCCGAACTCCTGA
- the grpE gene encoding nucleotide exchange factor GrpE: MSDKQNAETRPETGADATPETHSPDAASQAAEAAAAATAADGDTRVAELEGEVAKLKDQLLRALAEQENIRRRTEREREDTAKYAISKFAKDLLGVADNLRRAVESVPEEQRQSNDAVNSLLTGVEATERQLTAAFERAGIAKMDALDKPADPNFHQIMMEIEGTGKPAGTVVQVLQPGYTIAGRLLREAIVGVSKGGDQPKVDTSA; this comes from the coding sequence ATGAGCGATAAGCAGAACGCCGAAACCCGGCCCGAGACCGGGGCCGACGCCACGCCCGAAACCCATTCGCCCGACGCCGCCAGCCAAGCCGCGGAGGCCGCCGCTGCCGCCACCGCCGCCGACGGCGACACCCGTGTCGCCGAGCTGGAGGGAGAGGTCGCCAAGCTGAAGGACCAGCTTCTGCGCGCCCTGGCGGAGCAGGAGAATATCCGCCGCCGCACGGAGCGGGAGCGGGAGGACACCGCCAAATACGCCATCTCCAAATTCGCCAAGGACCTGCTGGGCGTGGCCGACAATCTGCGCCGCGCCGTCGAGTCGGTGCCGGAGGAGCAGCGTCAGTCCAACGATGCCGTGAACAGCCTGCTGACCGGCGTCGAAGCGACGGAGCGGCAGTTGACCGCCGCCTTCGAGCGCGCCGGCATCGCGAAGATGGACGCGCTGGACAAGCCGGCCGACCCCAATTTCCACCAGATCATGATGGAGATCGAGGGCACGGGGAAGCCGGCCGGCACCGTGGTGCAGGTTCTCCAGCCCGGCTACACCATCGCCGGCCGCCTGCTGCGCGAGGCGATCGTGGGCGTGTCCAAGGGCGGCGACCAGCCCAAGGTGGATACCAGCGCCTGA
- the hrcA gene encoding heat-inducible transcriptional repressor HrcA — MITELNQRSRDIFRHIVDAYVETGEPVGSRTVSRRMGIQLSPATIRNVMADLEELGLLMAPHTSAGRVPTDAGLRLFVNGILEVGDLTEGERESIQAKVNAQGRSLPEVLESAINLLSGLSSCAGLVMAPKTDRPLKHLEFVNLSPGRALVVLVTEDGLVENRVVEVPLGLPSSALTMASNYLNARLVGRTLAEARAAITKEIEEQRSQLDALTAKVVETGLATWAGAQDSSGYLIVRGQARLLEDVTALSDLERIRSLFEALETREQMVRLLDATGKADGVQIFIGAENQLFRHAGCSLIVSPYANSKEQIVGTIGVIGPTRINYARIIPMVDYTAKVIGRLIG; from the coding sequence ATGATCACAGAGCTGAACCAGAGGTCGCGCGACATCTTCCGCCACATCGTCGATGCCTATGTGGAAACGGGGGAACCGGTCGGGTCCCGCACCGTATCCCGGCGCATGGGCATCCAACTGTCGCCGGCGACCATCCGAAACGTGATGGCGGATCTGGAGGAGTTGGGGCTGCTGATGGCCCCGCACACCTCCGCCGGGCGGGTGCCCACCGATGCCGGGCTGCGCCTGTTCGTCAACGGCATCCTGGAGGTCGGCGACCTCACCGAGGGGGAGCGGGAAAGCATCCAGGCCAAGGTGAACGCCCAGGGCCGCTCCCTGCCGGAGGTGCTGGAATCGGCGATCAACCTGCTGTCCGGCCTGTCCTCCTGCGCCGGGCTGGTGATGGCGCCCAAGACCGACCGGCCGCTGAAGCATCTGGAATTCGTGAACCTGTCCCCCGGCCGCGCCCTGGTGGTGCTGGTGACGGAGGACGGGCTGGTGGAGAACCGGGTGGTGGAGGTGCCGCTGGGCCTTCCCTCCTCCGCCCTGACCATGGCCAGCAACTATCTGAACGCGCGGTTGGTGGGCCGCACCCTGGCGGAGGCGCGGGCCGCCATCACCAAGGAGATCGAGGAGCAGCGCAGCCAGTTGGACGCGCTGACCGCCAAGGTGGTGGAGACCGGGCTGGCCACCTGGGCCGGCGCCCAGGACAGCAGCGGCTATCTGATCGTGCGCGGTCAGGCACGGCTGCTGGAGGACGTCACCGCCCTGTCCGACCTGGAGCGCATCCGCAGCCTTTTCGAGGCGCTGGAGACGCGGGAGCAGATGGTGCGCTTGCTGGACGCCACCGGCAAGGCGGACGGGGTGCAGATCTTCATCGGGGCGGAGAACCAGCTTTTCCGCCATGCCGGCTGTTCCCTGATCGTCTCGCCCTATGCCAATTCCAAGGAGCAGATCGTGGGCACCATCGGCGTGATCGGGCCGACGCGCATCAATTATGCCCGCATCATCCCCATGGTCGATTACACCGCGAAGGTGATCGGCCGGCTGATCGGGTGA
- the rph gene encoding ribonuclease PH — protein MPRPSGRQPDQLRTVVLETNVSKYAEGSCLAKFGDTHVLCTASVEDKVPGFLRGQGQGWVTAEYGMLPRATNTRTDREAAKGKQSGRTQEIQRLIGRSLRAVTDMRGMGEITVKIDCDVIQADGGTRTAAITGSYVALSLAFKHLLTIGFLKAIPLTDSVAAISCGIHGGKPVLDLDYAEDSTAQADANFVLTGRGGIVEIQGTAEKDPFQESEFLELLALARKGIGELTELQKLALAR, from the coding sequence ATGCCCCGTCCGTCCGGCCGCCAGCCCGACCAGCTCCGAACCGTGGTGCTGGAGACCAACGTGTCGAAATATGCGGAAGGCTCCTGCTTGGCGAAGTTCGGGGACACCCATGTGCTCTGCACCGCCAGCGTGGAGGACAAGGTGCCGGGCTTCCTGCGCGGGCAGGGGCAGGGCTGGGTGACGGCGGAATACGGCATGCTGCCGCGCGCCACCAACACCCGTACCGACCGCGAGGCGGCCAAGGGCAAGCAGTCCGGCCGCACGCAGGAGATCCAGCGCCTGATCGGCCGCAGCTTGCGCGCCGTCACCGACATGCGCGGCATGGGCGAGATCACGGTGAAGATCGACTGCGACGTGATCCAGGCCGACGGCGGCACCCGCACGGCCGCCATCACCGGCAGCTATGTGGCCCTCAGCCTCGCCTTCAAGCATCTGCTGACCATCGGCTTCCTGAAAGCGATCCCGCTGACCGACTCGGTCGCCGCCATCTCCTGCGGCATCCATGGCGGGAAGCCGGTGCTGGATTTGGACTATGCCGAGGATTCGACGGCCCAGGCGGACGCCAACTTCGTGCTGACCGGCCGCGGCGGCATCGTGGAAATCCAAGGCACGGCGGAAAAGGACCCGTTCCAGGAATCCGAGTTCCTGGAGCTGCTAGCCCTGGCCCGCAAGGGCATCGGCGAGCTGACCGAGCTGCAGAAGCTGGCCCTGGCCCGGTGA
- the rdgB gene encoding RdgB/HAM1 family non-canonical purine NTP pyrophosphatase has translation MTESTPRRFQGDTLVIASHNKGKVREIADLLGAYVARFPSAGELNLAEPEETENSFIGNARLKALAAAKASGLPALADDSGLAVDALDGAPGIYSARWAGPEKDFLLAIEKVRRELMDSADRKGDRASFVCALAIAWPDGHVETVEGYSHGQLTFPPRGDKGFGYDPIFIPDGHSVTYAELSAQEKHAISHRADAFRQLVEKCFR, from the coding sequence ATGACCGAGTCCACCCCCCGCCGCTTCCAGGGCGACACGCTTGTGATCGCCAGCCACAACAAGGGCAAGGTGCGGGAGATCGCCGATCTCCTGGGGGCCTATGTGGCCAGGTTCCCCTCCGCCGGGGAGCTGAACCTGGCGGAGCCGGAGGAGACGGAGAACAGCTTCATCGGCAATGCCAGGCTGAAGGCACTGGCCGCGGCCAAGGCGTCCGGCCTGCCGGCCCTGGCCGACGACAGCGGCTTGGCGGTCGACGCGCTGGACGGCGCGCCGGGCATCTATTCCGCCCGCTGGGCCGGACCGGAGAAAGACTTCCTGCTGGCCATTGAGAAGGTGCGACGGGAGCTGATGGATTCGGCGGACCGCAAGGGCGACCGGGCCAGCTTTGTCTGCGCGCTCGCCATCGCCTGGCCGGACGGGCATGTGGAGACGGTGGAGGGCTACAGCCACGGCCAGCTCACCTTCCCGCCGCGCGGCGACAAGGGCTTCGGCTACGACCCCATCTTCATCCCCGATGGCCACAGCGTGACCTATGCCGAGCTGTCGGCGCAGGAGAAGCACGCCATCAGCCACCGGGCGGACGCCTTCCGCCAGCTCGTGGAGAAGTGCTTCCGCTGA